In Platichthys flesus chromosome 21, fPlaFle2.1, whole genome shotgun sequence, the following are encoded in one genomic region:
- the LOC133932843 gene encoding LIM domain-containing protein isoform X1 — translation MDWKSNLRRTQSMRSVSSSCDKPTRTEAGLRDKKTSVSQLVSRYQNTKEVSATTRAPSVNNGEVKLKQVFQEITPSLVESKEIYPASQTKRSYEGERFQAKPGLTRSRSMGSLQNGTGSIEALKARFESTQNNTATQARVKAAGITPLMNGEAGEVKRSAEEQKTRNPPVNETGAKDDKVTRKVVNQSRAVRRKTIGGIDFERIAADQDDEKRRSVADFRDSSFFQFKEKLSVKVLSALYLSKVAPQEPKLAQDRSPESGKRVKITKMAEDPEQRKDDHPPPPLPRHQLGPADSSEKRSQKSMPSQISKEKLHQQRQKCELRRLMKHTHPELKMLDEAVDDELAEVLNSESGVTAGETGYEGEVFSRRLIFENCALSNKVSPHTPKTHMADGKMGEGFVGKPSAVFEEHEERPCHGSVKGIVQDYKTFGSSPEPNRECEEEMIRIDVQASRRIFENQSVKTSRPNSDNRFRGKASIFGEERGPVRKQKHELEMSCKENIHIENKSLDFTDQPHKQGPCVHVVAESTGLKFSDDEDLYTDEAAFDNDPTSPTAQGEFEEIIKTGAALFNNNPFISTNIERENPSKPQIPANPNEASGEPPITNVKDRAHLFESMPFDKIMRQNKDEIETMVENIRETLNSLYRINALHSDGSIIEVNETMIAKKAKFALSESGPEIKYNELAEGGAQNFIVQLLPRANLKPHITYLKEDRKGGMEAIVVNAPVHQDQFTTSQDTEFKTANVVQLVEDILHQDNSLRKGVIIQEDANKCANVMVYSLYNYVDEEDVKSYRAPPRHAAEFDEPKTKEIHISKTEDQGLRKGIIESTISSLLENSQDQTCTGSTRPEVTVKGNVQLFKSCIEKGDLEYLKTLQIEPIEQEQEADQKQTLAEQNTQHHTEQGGEHAEESSIDWVPVDVKRLKSMFSVDRQSQAKQNIRENRAPSTTSSHTCTGQNVPLGKSQSCKESNIGLLTPGVSKDNVLERGGQVQEEVCNFPTAPQRSYEHLETQEDDGLHQAQILGVVDNSNEISNLQTAIHSLQQATTEAKYLYHSSQNKRVAQQSSGQPIVSVMEGDVKELCRDNEDQKVVSEPKMEEVPSASNFNSDKNTEKRHEGSNPEVVQTTETCSKQGKKYTDVVQKNFESIADCSDTQHEQQEEDEVVFHGKLQQALASLERSNINVTRGDFKAAMIYKNSSRSHKDKSKASVQEPDTEEPCPLTESSSTHVHLRQEDSVEQLSAVNVKLQNKPATTAVSEKSKRPVRVKPAIPPKPEHLKVKQKDGRSSNNLNPEATQTNVTIPERKGQSKEESVAQPLTTFASCSDGHMKHQSPKKSDSDTGSYSGNYNGEAIKISQKTSQIQSSFENTNKNTFDKQAQMTSTAEMKPPQEQNLVKDNVNESDESPINFNEACQKFGGKKSKIAPVKPKRVKISHLDLKQQQTISTYPSDTGTNTSLQTADKQEREMKQDNKVEMREKRARTETEDERRQRLSVHMDEIVRGNMTAAMDIFDNLRKQEELQSILSRVEDIEQDTSEVDVRSLRSVFEDVPDWVVSSDKKKQKYFKVEHKEEKSPLKDDPQSKSSMAHIFGDLERASEEIMTLKEQTIARLLDIEEAIKKALYSVSTLKSDSDIAGLSCLFKESLGTMQGAPSTGNISKISIGSSRTKLPQAQENPSTKESPTGKGASNAEASAKQRASPPSSPAFISIQSATRTIDKTDVVLAETTICPKCQQSPKSEAKFLTTKTLTCNSPAQKRKMDPRKGGQKQPSHSPIDPKRELSVLEVQTDHEGKSIRGTKTIKENYEQTDDIGNQIYSSTTSTVVTTHPETMTSFTGPAVVSPMTYPEVRRPINHKI, via the exons ATGGACTGGAAGAGCAACCTGAGACGCACCCAGTCCATGAGGAGTGTCTCTTCGTCATGTGACAAACCCACCAGGACAGAGGCGGGACTGCGGGACAAGAAAACATCTGTGTCCCAGCTCGTTTCCCG GTATCAAAATACAAAGGAAGTCAGTGCAACAACTCGAGCACCTTCTGTAAATAATGGTGAAGTTAAGCTGAAGCAGGTGTTTCAAGAG ATAACACCATCTCTCGTGGAGAGTAAAGAGATTTATCCGGCATCCCAGACAAAGAGAAGCTACGAGGGGGAACGCTTCCAAGCCAAACCCGGTTTGACACGCAGCAGGTCGATGGGGAGCCTTCAGAATGGAACCGGCTCCATAGAGGCCCTGAAGGCTCGGTTTGAGTCAACTCAGAACAACACTGCAACACAGGCCAGAGTGAAGGCAGCAGGTATCACACCGCTGATGAATGGAGAGGCTGGGGAGGTGAAGAGGTCAGCAGAGGAACAGAAGACAAGAAATCCACCAGTTAATGAAACTGGTGCAAAGGACGATAAAGTGACTCGAAAG GTTGTGAATCAGAGCCGGGCggtgaggagaaaaacaatcGGGGGGATTGATTTCGAAAGAATTGCAGCCGATCAAGATG ATGAAAAGAGGAGATCAGTTGCAGACTTCAGAGACAGCTCCTTCTTCCAATTCAAGGAGAAACTGTCCGTCAAAGTGTTGTCTGCCCTCTATCTGTCAAAGGTGGCACCACAGGAGCCAAAACTG gcACAAGATCGATCCCCTGAATCTGGGAAAAGAGTTAAGATAACCAAG ATGGCCGAAGACCCCGAACAAAGAAAAGATGaccatcctccacctcctttaCCCAGACATCAGCTAGGACCAGCAGACAGTTCTGAGAAACGTTCCCAAAAATCAATGCCATCCCAAATTTCCAAGGAAAAGTTACACCAGCAGCGGCAGAAATGTGAGCTGAGGAGACTCATGAAGCACACCCACCCTGAGCTGAAGATGCTGGATGAAGCCGTGGACGATGAGCTTGCTGAGGTCTTAAACTCGGAGTCTGGGGTGACAGCTGGTGAAACTGGATATGAAGGAGAGGTCTTCTCACGACGCTTGATATTTGAGAACTGTGCCTTGAGTAACAAAGTATCTCCTCACACCCCCAAAACGCACATGGCAGACGGAAAAATGGGTGAGGGTTTTGTCGGCAAACCATCTGCTGTGTTTGAGGAGCATGAAGAGAGGCCATGTCATGGAAGTGTTAAAGGGATTGTGCAGGATTACAAAACATTTGGTTCTAGTCCAGAGCCTAACAgagagtgtgaggaggagatgataaGAATAGATGTGCAGGCTTCCAGGAGGATATTTGAGAATCAGTCTGTGAAAACATCCAGGCCAAATTCTGATAACAGGTTCCGAGGGAAAGCTTCTATTtttggggaagagagagggcCAGTCCGAAAACAAAAACACGAGCTCGAAATGAGCTGCAAAGAAAACAtacacattgaaaacaaaagtCTTGATTTCACAGATCAGCCACATAAACAAGGGCCATGTGTTCATGTCGTTGCTGAAAGCACTGGTCTTAAattttctgatgatgaagacCTTTATACTGATGAAGCGGCCTTTGACAATGACCCTACAAGTCCTACAGCTCAAGGGGAATTTGAGGAAATTATCAAAACAGGTGCAGCTCTTTTCAACAACAACCCATTTATCTCCACAAACATAGAAAGAGAAAATCCATCAAAACCCCAAATCCCAGCAAATCCTAATGAAGCATCTGGGGAGCCCCCCATAACAAATGTCAAGGACCGAGCCCATCTGTTTGAATCAATGCCATTTGACAAAATTATGCGTCAGAACAAGGATGAAATTGAGACGATGGTGGAGAACATCAGGGAAACTCTAAATTCCCTTTATCGCATCAATGCCCTACATTCAGATGGATCAATCATTGAGGTGAATGAGACAATGATAGCAAAAAAGGCTAAATTTGCACTTTCAGAGAGTGGCCCTGAGATAAAATATAATGAATTGGCTGAAGGCGGTGCACAAAACTTCATTGTCCAGCTGCTACCACGAGCAAACCTAAAGCCTCACATCACCTACCTAAAGGAGGATAgaaaaggagggatggaggccATAGTGGTGAATGCACCTGTGCACCAGGATCAGTTCACTACCAGCCAAGACACAGAGTTTAAAACCGCCAATGTAGTTCAGCTCGTTGAGGACATTCTCCATCAGGACAACTCTCTGAGGAAAGGAGTGATCATTCAGGAGGATGCCAACAAATGTGCTAACGTCATGGTTTACTCCCTCTACAATTATGTTGATGAGGAAGATGTGAAAAGTTACAGAGCTCCACCAAGACATGCTGCAGAGTTTGATGAACCCAAAACAAAGGAGATTCATATCAGTAAAACAGAGGATCAAGGACTAAGAAAAGGCATCATTGAATCGACCATAAGCTCCCTTCTAGAAAATTCTCAAGACCAAACCTGCACCGGATCAACCAGACCTGAGGTCACAGTTAAAGGGAATGTTCAACTGTTCAAGAGTTGCATTGAAAAGGGAGATCTGGAGTATTTGAAAACTCTTCAGATTGAGCCAATAGAGCAAGAACAGGAAGCTGATCAGAAACAGACCCTGGCTGAACAAAATACACAGCATCATACTGAACAGGGAGGTGAGCATGCAGAGGAGAGTTCTATAGATTGGGTCCCAGTGGATGTAAAGAGACTGAAAAGCATGTTCTCTGTAGATCGGCAAAGCCAAGCAAAGCAAAATATCCGTGAGAATCGTGCTCCATCTACCACCAgttctcacacatgcacaggtcAGAATGTGCCACTTGGAAAGAGCCAGTCCTGTAAAGAATCCAACATCGGGTTACTTACACCCGGGGTAAGTAAAGATAACGTTCTGGAGCGTGGTGGCCAAGTGCAAGAAGAAGTTTGTAATTTCCCAACTGCACCTCAGAGGTCTTATGAACATCTTGAGACACAGGAGGATGATGGGCTCCACCAAGCTCAGATACTGGGAGTGGTAGACAACAGCAACGAAATCTCAAACCTCCAAACTGCTATCCACAGCCTTCAGCAGGCCACAACAGAAGCCAAATATTTGTACCACTCCTCACAAAACAAAAGGGTTGCTCAACAGTCGTCTGGGCAACCCATTGTCTCAGTTATGGAAGGTGACGTCAAAGAATTATGTCGAGACAATGAGGACCAAAAAGTTGTCTCTGAACCAAAGATGGAAGAAGTTCCATCAGCCTCCAACTTCAATTCAGACAAAAATACAGAGAAGCGCCATGAAGGCAGTAATCCTGAAGTGGTGCAAACTACTGAAACCTGCAGCAAACAGGGTAAAAAATACACTGATGTGGTCCAGAAAAACTTTGAATCCATTGCTGATtgttcagacacacaacatgaacaacaagaggaagatgaagttgtttttcATGGTAAACTTCAACAAGCTTTGGCTTCCTTGGAGAGATCCAACATTAATGTCACAAGAGGTGATTTCAAAGCAGCTATGATATATAAAAACTCCTCCAGATCTCACAAAGACAAATCCAAGGCATCTGTTCAGGAGCCGGACACTGAGGAGCCTTGCCCTTTGACTGAATCCAGCTCAACTCATGTTCACTTGAGACAAGAGGACTCCGTGGAGCAGCTGAGTGCGGTTAACGTAAAGCTCCAAAATAAACCTGCAACAACTGCTGTCTCAGAGAAGAGCAAAAGACCTGTTCGTGTGAAACCAGCCATCCCACCAAAACCAGAGcatttgaaagtgaaacaaaaagatGGCCGATCAAGTAACAACCTAAATCCtgaggcaacacaaacaaatgttacaATACCTGAAAGAAAGGGGCAATCCAAAGAAGAATCTGTAGCTCAACCACTGACAACTTTTGCTTCATGTAGCGATGGACACATGAAACACCAGTCCCCCAAAAAAAGTGATTCAGACACTGGGTCATATTCAGGAAATTATAATGGTGAAGCTATTAAGATATCTCAGAAAACGAGTCAGATCCAAAGCTCTTTTGAGAACaccaataaaaatacttttgacaAACAAGCACAGATGACTTCAACAGCAGAAATGAAACCCCCTCAGGAACAAAACCTTGTTAAAGATAATGTGAATGAAAGCGATGAAAGTCCTATAAACTTTAATGAAGCATGCCAGAAATTTGGAggtaaaaagtcaaagattgCACCTGTGAAGCCAAAAAGAGTAAAAATTTcgcatttagatttaaaacaacaacaaactataTCCACTTATCCATCTGACACTGGAACAAACACCAGTTTACAAACTGCTGacaagcaagagagagaaatgaaacaaGACAATAAAGTTGAGATGAGGGAAAAGAGAGCACGAACCGAGACAGAAGACGAGCGCCGACAGCGGCTGTCAGTTCACATGGATGAAATCGTGAGAGGGAACATGACAGCAGCCATGGACATTTTTGACAATTTACGaaagcaggaggagctgcagagcatTCTCAGTCGAGTCGAAGATATCGAACAGGACACGAGTGAAGTTGACGTGAGGTCTCTGAGGAGTGTGTTTGAGGATGTCCCAGACTGGGTGGTCAGTTccgacaaaaagaaacaaaaatatttcaaagtggaacacaaagaggagaagTCCCCGTTGAAGGATGACCCTCAAAGCAAATCCTCAATGGCTCATATTTTTGGAGATCTTGAGAGAGCCAGCGAGGAAATCATGACACTAAAAGAGCAAACCATAGCCAGACTTTTGGACATAGAGGAAGCCATAAAGAAGGCTCTTTATTCCGTCTCTACGTTGAAATCCGACTCAGATATTGCTGGATTATCATGTCTGTTCAAGGAATCCTTGGGGACAATGCAAGGAGCACCCTCCACTGGAAATATTAGCAAAATTAGCATCGGGTCAAGCAGAACAAAATTACCACAGGCCCAGGAAAACCCTAGCACAAAGGAAAGCCCAACTGGGAAAGGTGCAAGCAACGCAGAAGCCTCCGCCAAACAACGAGCAAGTCCACCATCTTCACCTGCCTTCATCTCGATACAGTCAGCCACAAGAACAATTGATAAAACAGATGTGGTTCTAGCCGAGACAACAATCTGCCCGAAGTGTCAGCAGAGCCCAAAGTCAGAGGCGAAGTTCCTCACAACAAAGACGCTGACGTGCAACAGTCCGGCccaaaaaagaaagatggaccCAAGAAAGGGAGGTCAAAAGCAGCCTTCTCACAGCCCAATTGACCCTAAACGCGAGCTCAGTGTTCTCGAGGTGCAGACGGACCACGAGGGGAAAAGCATTAGAGGAACCAAAACTATCAAAGAGAACTATGAGCAGACGGATGACATCGGGAACCAGATTTACTCATCCACAACTTCCACTGTGGTCACCACGCATCCAGAAACCATGACATCATTCACAGGTCCGGCAGTGGTCAGTCCGATGACATACCCCGAAGTTCGGCGGCCAATCAATCACAAGATTTAA
- the LOC133932843 gene encoding LIM domain-containing protein isoform X3, with amino-acid sequence MDWKSNLRRTQSMRSVSSSCDKPTRTEAGLRDKKTSVSQLVSRYQNTKEVSATTRAPSVNNGEVKLKQVFQEITPSLVESKEIYPASQTKRSYEGERFQAKPGLTRSRSMGSLQNGTGSIEALKARFESTQNNTATQARVKAAGITPLMNGEAGEVKRSAEEQKTRNPPVNETGAKDDKVTRKVVNQSRAVRRKTIGGIDFERIAADQDDEKRRSVADFRDSSFFQFKEKLSVKVLSALYLSKVAPQEPKLAQDRSPESGKRVKITKFQPTCREMCSACLKPVYPMEKINADKYIFHKTCFVCKQCKKKLSMYNYTPLHGEFYCIFHYQQLFRRKGNYDEGFGHVQHKNQWLLRNTAGVIHNESEA; translated from the exons ATGGACTGGAAGAGCAACCTGAGACGCACCCAGTCCATGAGGAGTGTCTCTTCGTCATGTGACAAACCCACCAGGACAGAGGCGGGACTGCGGGACAAGAAAACATCTGTGTCCCAGCTCGTTTCCCG GTATCAAAATACAAAGGAAGTCAGTGCAACAACTCGAGCACCTTCTGTAAATAATGGTGAAGTTAAGCTGAAGCAGGTGTTTCAAGAG ATAACACCATCTCTCGTGGAGAGTAAAGAGATTTATCCGGCATCCCAGACAAAGAGAAGCTACGAGGGGGAACGCTTCCAAGCCAAACCCGGTTTGACACGCAGCAGGTCGATGGGGAGCCTTCAGAATGGAACCGGCTCCATAGAGGCCCTGAAGGCTCGGTTTGAGTCAACTCAGAACAACACTGCAACACAGGCCAGAGTGAAGGCAGCAGGTATCACACCGCTGATGAATGGAGAGGCTGGGGAGGTGAAGAGGTCAGCAGAGGAACAGAAGACAAGAAATCCACCAGTTAATGAAACTGGTGCAAAGGACGATAAAGTGACTCGAAAG GTTGTGAATCAGAGCCGGGCggtgaggagaaaaacaatcGGGGGGATTGATTTCGAAAGAATTGCAGCCGATCAAGATG ATGAAAAGAGGAGATCAGTTGCAGACTTCAGAGACAGCTCCTTCTTCCAATTCAAGGAGAAACTGTCCGTCAAAGTGTTGTCTGCCCTCTATCTGTCAAAGGTGGCACCACAGGAGCCAAAACTG gcACAAGATCGATCCCCTGAATCTGGGAAAAGAGTTAAGATAACCAAG TTTCAACCAACTTGTCGAGAGATGTGCTCTGCCTGTCTGAAGCCAGTTTACCccatggaaaaaataaatgcagacaaatacatttttcacaaaacCTGCTTCGTCTGTAAACAGTGCAAGAAAAAGTTAAG CATGTACAATTACACACCTTTGCATGGGGAGTTCTACTGCATATTTCACTACCAACAACTGTTCAGAAGAAAAGGGAATTATGACGAGGGCTTTGGACATGTGCAACACAAGAACCAGTGGCTGCTGAGGAATACTGCTGGCGTGATCCATAATGAATCTGAAGCTTAA